In Chthoniobacterales bacterium, a single genomic region encodes these proteins:
- a CDS encoding cation:proton antiporter, translating to MHDLAFLQDLSLVMIVAALATILFRQFKQPVVLGYILAGFVIGPHTPAMFGFISDEENIQTLAELGVIFLMFALGLEFSLRKLKAVGATAFIAAALEILLMIWAGYQLGLAFGWSQMDAIFLGAILSISSTTIIIKALEGLGKTKERFASLIFGILIVEDILAIVMIALLSGFATTGEFVAREIGMTIVGLCSFLGGLLVVGLIAVPRLLNYVAKFRSNEMLLVTVVGLCFGVSLLTVKLGYSVALGAFLIGAIIAEARQIAKVEALMHPVRDLFSAVFFVSIGLLIDPALIAKYAVPIVLITAVVVAGKVITCSLGCLAAGNDMRTSMRVGMGLAQIGEFSFIIASLGLTLKVTSDFIYPIAVAVSAVTTLLTPYLIKSSDGLVAWFDRVAPRPVVDVVDAYSKWVGAIGEKRSSSMATKILGKLAWQIALNFLLATGVFIAAVVIHARYGAQWDDGFPGGRDSLKATIWLAALLVSFPCLIAIWRKIQAGGMMIAELSVSPKTAGSNTSALRAMISGMVLLVGSGVMLVWLLVLSATLMPSWKTLLAASGIALVVGILLYRAAVKLYARAQFALHDTFAQEPDPDDHPLAVKIPSLLREAKLDAVKIPADAVAVGSMISELKLRSETGASIVGIERGGTSVINPPPEEEILVDDEVMLLGSPQQLASARALLLRSA from the coding sequence GTGCACGACCTCGCATTTCTCCAGGATCTCTCGCTGGTGATGATCGTCGCCGCCTTGGCGACGATCCTTTTTCGGCAATTCAAGCAGCCGGTGGTGCTCGGCTACATCCTGGCCGGATTCGTCATCGGCCCGCACACGCCGGCGATGTTCGGCTTCATTTCCGACGAGGAAAACATCCAGACGCTGGCCGAGCTGGGCGTGATTTTCCTGATGTTCGCACTCGGGCTTGAATTCAGTCTGCGGAAGTTGAAAGCCGTGGGCGCGACCGCCTTCATTGCGGCGGCCCTCGAGATTTTGCTGATGATCTGGGCGGGCTACCAGCTTGGGCTGGCCTTTGGGTGGAGCCAGATGGATGCCATCTTTCTCGGCGCGATCCTTTCGATCTCGTCGACGACGATCATCATCAAGGCGCTGGAGGGCCTGGGAAAGACCAAGGAGCGTTTCGCGAGTCTCATTTTCGGCATTCTCATCGTGGAGGACATCCTCGCGATCGTGATGATTGCGCTCCTGTCCGGGTTTGCGACCACGGGGGAATTCGTCGCCCGCGAGATCGGGATGACGATCGTCGGTCTCTGCAGCTTCCTGGGAGGGTTGCTCGTGGTCGGTCTGATCGCCGTGCCGCGGCTGTTGAACTACGTGGCGAAGTTTCGCAGTAACGAGATGCTGCTCGTGACGGTGGTGGGACTGTGCTTCGGGGTATCGCTGCTTACCGTCAAGCTCGGCTACAGTGTGGCGTTGGGGGCGTTCCTCATCGGGGCTATCATCGCCGAGGCGCGACAGATCGCGAAAGTCGAGGCGCTCATGCATCCCGTGCGCGACCTTTTCAGCGCGGTGTTCTTCGTTTCGATCGGCCTGCTCATCGATCCGGCGCTGATTGCGAAATACGCCGTGCCGATCGTGCTCATCACGGCGGTGGTCGTGGCCGGAAAAGTGATCACTTGCTCGCTGGGCTGCCTGGCCGCCGGCAACGACATGCGCACGTCCATGCGTGTCGGCATGGGCCTCGCGCAGATCGGCGAATTCTCGTTCATCATCGCGTCGCTGGGACTTACGCTGAAGGTGACGAGCGATTTCATCTATCCGATCGCAGTGGCGGTCTCGGCGGTGACGACGCTGCTCACGCCTTATCTCATCAAAAGCTCCGACGGGCTTGTCGCGTGGTTCGACCGGGTCGCGCCGCGTCCCGTGGTGGATGTGGTGGACGCCTACAGCAAATGGGTGGGGGCGATCGGTGAAAAGCGCAGCAGCAGCATGGCGACGAAGATCCTCGGCAAGCTCGCGTGGCAGATCGCCCTGAACTTCCTGCTTGCGACGGGCGTCTTCATCGCGGCGGTGGTGATCCATGCGCGCTACGGAGCGCAGTGGGACGATGGATTCCCCGGCGGCCGCGACAGCCTGAAGGCGACGATCTGGCTCGCCGCGTTGCTGGTGAGCTTTCCGTGCCTGATCGCGATCTGGCGGAAGATCCAAGCCGGCGGGATGATGATTGCGGAGCTGAGCGTGAGCCCGAAGACGGCGGGATCGAACACCTCGGCGCTGCGGGCGATGATCTCGGGAATGGTGCTGCTCGTGGGCTCGGGCGTGATGCTCGTGTGGCTACTGGTGCTGAGCGCGACGCTGATGCCGTCGTGGAAGACGCTGCTCGCGGCCTCCGGGATCGCCCTTGTCGTCGGCATCCTGCTCTACCGCGCGGCGGTGAAGCTCTACGCGCGGGCGCAGTTCGCGCTGCACGACACCTTCGCGCAGGAGCCGGACCCCGATGACCATCCGCTCGCGGTGAAGATTCCCTCGCTGTTGCGCGAGGCGAAGCTCGATGCCGTGAAGATTCCGGCCGATGCCGTGGCGGTGGGCTCGATGATCTCGGAGCTGAAGCTGCGCAGCGAGACCGGCGCGAGCATCGTGGGCATCGAGCGTGGCGGGACGAGCGTGATCAATCCGCCGCCCGAGGAGGAGATCCTGGTCGATGACGAGGTGATGCTGCTCGGCAGTCCGCAGCAGCTCGCCTCCGCCCGCGCGTTGCTGCTGCGCAGCGCCTAG
- a CDS encoding cation:proton antiporter, with amino-acid sequence MFRLATPAGRAETSRAVHDSLNLILTFTGGLTAALIFGFITTRLGLSPIVGYLLAGIAVSPHSPGFDADEDLASQMAEIGVILLMFGVGLQFHIKELLAVRRIAIPGALAQIAAATLLGALATHFCGWDWTAGLVFGLSISVASTVVLVRVLSDHGALHTRTGHIAVGWLVVEDIFTVIALVLLPALVGATAGDAGWGADSAKAIAGAVGIALLKLAALILLTFALGRFVIPKILEYVARTGSRELFMLTILVLALGVAVVSAKLFGASMALGAFLAGMVVGQSEFSNRAATEALPFRDAFAVLFFVSVGMLFDVTRLSQDWQLIALATIVVILGKSLAAFLVVRLLRYPFQVSLGVAVALAQIGEFSFILAAMGRDLNVLPESALNVLVSAAIISITLNPLLYKATPKINAWLARHGRLSRWLNPPERLPDGPAVPTSDDEHSAIVVGYGPVGRTVKRILERNGIRPTIVEMNVDTVRSLRSSGLPAVYGEAGSRQTLEAAGIRSAEALIFTASNVAHVAEAIRIARELNPEIRVLARANYLNESLALDRAGADQVVTAEGEVALTMTEFVLRSLGATFDHIDRERERVRRDLFGDA; translated from the coding sequence TTGTTTCGACTGGCCACGCCAGCGGGTCGCGCGGAGACTTCCCGCGCCGTGCACGACAGCCTCAACCTCATTCTCACGTTCACGGGCGGTCTGACCGCCGCGCTGATTTTCGGGTTCATCACCACACGCCTCGGCCTGTCGCCGATCGTTGGCTACCTGCTCGCGGGCATTGCCGTCAGCCCGCACTCCCCCGGCTTCGACGCGGACGAGGACCTTGCCAGCCAGATGGCGGAGATCGGGGTGATCCTCCTGATGTTCGGCGTCGGCCTGCAGTTTCACATCAAGGAGCTGCTCGCCGTGCGGCGAATCGCCATCCCCGGCGCGCTCGCGCAGATTGCCGCCGCCACGCTGCTCGGCGCCCTTGCCACGCATTTCTGCGGCTGGGACTGGACCGCCGGCCTCGTCTTCGGCCTCTCGATCTCGGTCGCGAGCACGGTCGTGCTCGTCCGTGTTCTCTCGGACCACGGCGCACTGCATACCCGCACCGGCCACATCGCCGTCGGCTGGCTTGTCGTGGAGGACATTTTTACCGTGATCGCGCTCGTGTTGCTGCCCGCGCTCGTCGGCGCCACGGCGGGCGACGCCGGATGGGGCGCGGACTCGGCCAAAGCCATCGCCGGCGCCGTCGGCATCGCGTTGCTGAAGCTCGCCGCCCTCATCCTCCTCACGTTTGCGCTCGGTCGGTTCGTGATTCCGAAGATTCTCGAATACGTCGCCCGCACCGGCTCGCGGGAGCTGTTCATGCTGACGATCCTCGTGCTCGCCCTCGGCGTGGCCGTCGTCTCCGCGAAGCTCTTCGGCGCGTCGATGGCCCTCGGCGCCTTCCTTGCGGGCATGGTCGTCGGCCAGTCGGAGTTCAGCAACCGCGCCGCGACCGAGGCCCTGCCGTTCCGCGACGCCTTCGCCGTGCTGTTCTTCGTTTCGGTCGGCATGCTCTTCGATGTCACCCGCCTCTCGCAGGACTGGCAACTCATCGCGCTGGCGACCATCGTCGTCATCCTGGGCAAGTCGCTCGCCGCATTCCTCGTCGTTCGCCTGCTCCGTTACCCATTCCAGGTTTCTCTCGGCGTCGCCGTAGCCCTCGCGCAGATCGGCGAATTCTCGTTCATCCTCGCCGCGATGGGGCGGGATCTGAATGTTCTGCCCGAGAGCGCACTCAACGTCCTCGTGAGCGCCGCGATCATTTCGATCACCCTCAACCCGCTCCTCTACAAGGCCACTCCGAAGATCAACGCCTGGCTCGCCCGCCACGGCCGGCTTTCCCGCTGGCTAAACCCGCCGGAGCGGCTTCCCGACGGCCCGGCCGTCCCCACCAGCGACGACGAGCATTCTGCCATCGTCGTCGGCTACGGCCCAGTCGGCCGCACCGTGAAACGCATCCTCGAGCGCAACGGCATTCGCCCCACCATCGTCGAAATGAACGTCGACACCGTGCGCTCCCTGCGCTCCAGCGGCCTGCCCGCAGTCTACGGCGAGGCCGGCAGCCGCCAGACCCTCGAAGCCGCCGGCATCCGCAGCGCCGAGGCCCTCATCTTCACCGCTTCGAACGTCGCCCACGTCGCCGAGGCCATCCGCATCGCCCGGGAATTGAATCCCGAAATCCGCGTCCTCGCCCGCGCGAACTACCTCAACGAATCGCTCGCTCTCGATCGCGCCGGCGCGGATCAGGTCGTCACCGCCGAGGGCGAAGTCGCCCTCACCATGACCGAGTTCGTCCTCCGTTCGCTCGGCGCCACGTTCGATCACATCGACCGCGAGCGCGAACGCGTGCGCCGGGACCTGTTCGGCGACGCCTGA